A segment of the Flavobacteriales bacterium genome:
AGCTCCTTGTGCATGGGGATGTTGCGCACGACCTCCACAGGCACTCCGTAGCGCTCACGGTAGGCGTTGGCAATGCTGCCGTTCACGGTGATCACGTGCTTCAGCTTCGGGAAGATCCAGCGCTCGATGGCCAGCCATGCGCGCTTCGCGAAACGGCCCTGGATCTCCGGCACCTCGGTGAAGTACTCGTGGCTGTCATAAACCAGCGCGCGTTTCCCCTTCGCCAGGTAGCAGGCCAGCAAGGTGTCGAGGTCGTTGGCCACGATCAGGTTGGCCTTGCTGAAGAGCAGGAGGAAAAGGAGCCGCAGGTTGTACTCGGCGTAGAAGATCGGCCCCTTGCGGAAGAACAGCCGCATGCGCTTGGTGGCGTAGGGCCGCTGGAGCGGAAGGCTATCGGGCAACAGCCGCCCCACCAGCAGGACCTCGTAGCCCAACTCGCGCAGCACCACGCAGGTGCGGTGCACGCGGTTGTCGGTGCTGAGGTCGTTGGTGACGCAGACGAGGGCGCGCATGGGCGTTGGTGGTGCGAACCGCTTACTCCCTCCGCGCGCGCATGGCGCCATGGGGGAAGCGCCGAGCTCCATGGAAAATGGTGATGAGGTCGCAACGATCGCGATCACCAACAAGGTAAATGAGGCGATAATCCCCAACGATGGTCTCGCGAATCGATGGGAGGCCTAATTCCGGCACCATGCGAC
Coding sequences within it:
- a CDS encoding type II toxin-antitoxin system RelE/ParE family toxin, whose protein sequence is MARIHHYIAEHGAERYADRMIQRFYRSLEAVALFPSGGRMVPELGLPSIRETIVGDYRLIYLVGDRDRCDLITIFHGARRFPHGAMRARRE